In Corallococcus caeni, the following are encoded in one genomic region:
- a CDS encoding tryptophan synthase alpha chain — protein sequence MGRTGWLAGWVVLLGVWTACGRTLPDDATSELLSLKPPSFCTPMTCESQGLDCGYAIDGCGGTLHCGECAEGQACGGGGVPNVCGPMPCVPATCAARGATCGALQDGCGGVLDCGACATPEVCGGAGVPNACGPPACVPATCEALAKTCGQVADGCGGVLECGACGPDETCGGGGTANVCGRAPCVPTTCEALGKDCGPVSDGCGGVLECGACGPGETCGAGGVANVCATPLCQAATCEALGRNCGEVLDGCGGVLECGACAADATCGGAGQANVCGTGTCVPVTCAGLGKDCGRVSDGCGAVLECGGCLAAQTCGGAGVPNVCGKAACTPTTCQALGRNCGQVADGCGGMLDCGACADGQTCGGGGVANVCAAPGCRPATCGFLGATCGQVADGCGGTLECGTCAAPETCAGTGVPNVCAPPEPLCVDRDLGSALPVSLTGSTVEARDDHAASCGGAGAPDRGYLWTAPRAGTFTFDTARSAVRSVIAVYADGCGGQELACASDGISYGGGARVAVTLTKGQRVLVTVDAVAGGSFTQGSFALHIDELRSSEAGACFDNMDNDGDRWVDCADTECRDDPRCKGQGCAHHDLGSALPVTFQGETALSGDGFQGTCGALLQQDRAHLWTAPKAGTFVFDTSPAGDPDAGGHALYLLTGCRGTELGCAANPHPTTQGAPALKLTLAQGQTVLVVVDGMARPDQDTPIRYTLHVTEWVSSEAGHCHDGADNDADGRADDADPDCRGR from the coding sequence ATGGGGCGGACGGGCTGGCTGGCGGGATGGGTGGTCCTCCTGGGCGTGTGGACGGCGTGCGGCCGGACGCTGCCTGACGACGCGACCTCCGAGCTGTTGAGCCTGAAGCCCCCGTCCTTCTGCACGCCCATGACGTGCGAGTCCCAGGGGCTGGACTGCGGCTACGCCATCGACGGGTGCGGCGGCACGCTGCACTGTGGGGAGTGCGCGGAGGGCCAGGCGTGCGGCGGGGGCGGCGTGCCCAACGTCTGCGGCCCCATGCCCTGCGTCCCCGCCACCTGCGCGGCGCGGGGCGCCACCTGCGGCGCGCTCCAGGACGGCTGCGGCGGCGTCCTGGACTGCGGCGCGTGCGCGACCCCGGAGGTCTGCGGCGGCGCGGGCGTGCCCAATGCCTGCGGGCCCCCGGCCTGTGTGCCCGCCACCTGCGAGGCGCTGGCCAAGACCTGCGGCCAGGTGGCGGACGGCTGCGGCGGCGTCCTGGAGTGCGGTGCGTGCGGACCGGACGAGACGTGCGGCGGGGGCGGCACCGCCAACGTGTGCGGCCGCGCCCCGTGCGTCCCCACCACCTGCGAGGCCCTGGGCAAGGACTGCGGTCCCGTGTCCGACGGCTGCGGCGGCGTCCTGGAGTGCGGCGCGTGCGGACCGGGCGAGACGTGCGGCGCGGGCGGCGTGGCCAACGTCTGCGCCACCCCCCTGTGCCAGGCGGCCACCTGCGAGGCCCTGGGCAGGAACTGCGGCGAGGTGCTGGACGGCTGCGGCGGCGTCCTGGAGTGCGGCGCCTGCGCGGCGGACGCGACGTGCGGCGGCGCGGGCCAGGCCAACGTCTGCGGCACCGGCACCTGCGTGCCCGTGACCTGCGCGGGCCTGGGCAAGGACTGCGGCCGGGTGTCCGACGGCTGCGGCGCGGTGCTGGAGTGCGGAGGCTGCCTCGCGGCCCAGACGTGCGGCGGCGCCGGGGTGCCCAACGTCTGCGGAAAGGCCGCGTGCACGCCCACCACCTGCCAGGCCCTGGGCAGGAACTGCGGGCAGGTCGCGGACGGCTGCGGCGGGATGCTCGACTGCGGCGCGTGCGCGGACGGCCAGACCTGCGGCGGGGGCGGCGTGGCCAACGTCTGCGCGGCGCCCGGCTGCCGGCCCGCCACCTGCGGCTTCCTGGGCGCGACGTGCGGCCAGGTGGCGGACGGCTGCGGCGGCACGCTGGAGTGTGGCACCTGCGCGGCGCCGGAGACCTGCGCCGGCACGGGCGTGCCCAACGTCTGCGCGCCCCCGGAGCCCCTCTGCGTGGACCGCGACCTGGGCAGCGCGCTGCCGGTGTCGCTGACGGGCTCCACCGTGGAGGCCCGGGACGACCACGCCGCTTCCTGCGGAGGCGCGGGCGCCCCGGACCGGGGCTACCTGTGGACGGCGCCGCGCGCGGGCACCTTCACCTTCGACACGGCCCGCTCGGCGGTGCGCTCCGTCATCGCCGTGTACGCGGACGGCTGCGGCGGCCAGGAGCTGGCGTGCGCGTCGGACGGCATCAGCTACGGCGGCGGAGCCCGCGTGGCGGTGACGCTGACGAAGGGCCAGCGGGTCCTGGTGACGGTGGACGCCGTGGCCGGCGGGTCCTTCACCCAGGGCTCCTTCGCGCTGCACATCGACGAGCTGCGCTCCAGCGAGGCCGGCGCCTGCTTCGACAACATGGACAACGACGGGGACCGCTGGGTGGACTGCGCGGACACCGAGTGCCGCGACGACCCCCGCTGCAAGGGCCAGGGCTGCGCCCACCACGACCTGGGCAGCGCCCTGCCCGTCACCTTCCAGGGGGAGACCGCCCTCTCCGGCGACGGCTTCCAGGGCACCTGCGGCGCGCTGCTCCAGCAGGACCGCGCCCACCTCTGGACGGCACCGAAGGCCGGCACCTTCGTCTTCGACACCTCGCCCGCCGGGGACCCGGACGCGGGCGGCCACGCCCTGTACCTCCTCACCGGCTGCCGGGGCACGGAGCTGGGCTGCGCCGCGAACCCACATCCCACGACACAGGGGGCCCCCGCGCTGAAGCTCACCCTGGCCCAGGGGCAGACGGTGCTGGTGGTGGTGGACGGCATGGCCCGGCCGGACCAGGACACCCCCATCCGCTACACCCTCCACGTCACCGAGTGGGTCTCCTCGGAGGCCGGCCACTGCCACGACGGCGCGGACAATGACGCGGATGGCCGGGCCGATGACGCGGACCCGGACTGCCGCGGACGCTGA
- a CDS encoding App1 family protein, with amino-acid sequence MPDLYPLLFRFAVKADAHYDVLSRRVRKGLGIAPPLRILPYRGYGTPERVVIKARVLEERKVTPQRQRHTLWSSAVASYKRYMTREISSAHVAVRWGDKHWEGVTDEEGFLELWVPPPEGVRSGWHMVELELLSPEAEGVPRVTAPVRVAGTSAELGVISDIDDTVIATGVTDPLKRAWALFLTEHRGRLPFPGVDAFYAALQAGASGTADNPIFYVSSSPWNLYEHLDEFLAIHRIPIGPLLLRDWGLSRDGFAPGGGHGHKLDKIRGVLETLGHLPFVLIGDSGQEDAEHYRTIVREYPGRIRCVYIRNVPGRSKRGEEMEAIAKDIRDAGSELVAVDDTVAAARHAARAGWIRWEEVPEVEAHRREDAARSALGERG; translated from the coding sequence ATGCCCGACCTGTACCCGCTGCTGTTCCGCTTCGCCGTGAAGGCGGATGCCCACTACGACGTGCTGAGCCGCCGCGTGCGCAAGGGGCTGGGCATCGCCCCGCCGCTGCGCATCCTGCCGTACCGCGGCTACGGCACCCCGGAGCGCGTGGTCATCAAGGCGCGCGTGCTGGAGGAGCGCAAGGTGACGCCCCAGCGCCAGCGCCACACGCTGTGGAGCAGCGCCGTGGCCTCCTACAAGCGCTACATGACCCGGGAGATCTCCAGCGCGCACGTGGCGGTGCGCTGGGGGGACAAGCACTGGGAGGGCGTCACGGACGAGGAGGGCTTCCTGGAGCTGTGGGTGCCGCCGCCCGAAGGCGTGCGCTCCGGCTGGCACATGGTGGAGCTGGAGCTCTTGTCCCCGGAGGCAGAAGGCGTGCCCCGCGTGACGGCGCCGGTGCGGGTGGCGGGGACGAGCGCGGAGCTGGGCGTCATCAGCGACATCGACGACACGGTCATCGCCACGGGGGTGACGGATCCGCTCAAGCGCGCGTGGGCGCTGTTCCTCACGGAGCACCGGGGGCGGCTGCCCTTCCCGGGCGTGGACGCGTTCTACGCGGCGCTCCAGGCGGGCGCGAGCGGCACGGCGGACAACCCCATCTTCTACGTGTCCAGCAGCCCGTGGAACCTCTACGAGCACCTGGACGAGTTCCTCGCCATCCACCGCATCCCCATTGGCCCGCTGCTCTTGCGCGACTGGGGCCTGTCGCGCGACGGCTTCGCGCCGGGCGGGGGCCACGGGCACAAGCTGGATAAGATCCGCGGCGTGCTGGAGACGCTGGGGCACCTGCCCTTCGTGCTGATTGGCGACAGCGGCCAGGAGGACGCGGAGCACTACCGCACCATCGTGCGCGAGTACCCGGGCCGCATCCGCTGCGTCTACATCCGCAACGTGCCGGGGCGCTCCAAGCGCGGCGAGGAGATGGAGGCCATCGCGAAGGACATCCGCGACGCGGGCAGCGAGCTGGTCGCGGTGGACGACACGGTGGCCGCCGCGAGGCACGCGGCGCGCGCCGGGTGGATCCGCTGGGAGGAGGTCCCGGAGGTGGAGGCCCACCGCCGCGAGGACGCCGCGCGCAGCGCCCTGGGCGAACGGGGCTGA
- the ppk1 gene encoding polyphosphate kinase 1 codes for MAKRAAAKNTAQKTLDRDVVPPGTEVPDSGLFFNRELSWLAFNDRVLQLAESPEVPLMERLKFISIYARNLDEFFMIRVARLHEQIAARVGRLVPDGASPGDTLDKLHTGILEQGRRHADCFEKVLRPALAEKGLRILSMKELDADQRAQVDQRFREQIFPVLTPLAIGLGRHFPYISNLSLSLAVLLRDPVAEEESVARVKVPKEILPRFVPLKGGTLFVPLEEIIAQHLGDLFPGMEVLNWSLFRVTRDADFTVSEDAEDLLKAVETELSQRRFGDVIRLEIQAGMNAKLLEPLVEALTLEPRQVYEEHGLLDLADVMSLAMTPGFSEQRDPPWTPVTQARLRTDNESPDGGGTVMSAMRRGDLLVHHPYESFTTSVERFVSEAVEDPDVLALKQTVYRTSDSSPLVPALIRATEHGKQAVCMVELKARFDERTNIRWANALEEAGVHVVYGIPSLKTHAKAILIVRREGERVRHYVHIGTGNYNPKTARLYTDLGLFTTDPDIGADVADVFNFLTGFGRPRSFRKLLVAPLTMREGLMEEIRKTVAAHTPEAPARILMKMNALVDPGIIRALYDASRAGVRVELNVRGICCLRPGLPGVSENIRVVSNLGRFLEHPRIYAFDRGATSRCYIGSADLMPRNLDHRVEILAPVEDPTLAAQVRDVVERCMVDTSGAWELASDGTWRRRTAATPNDKRSAQGELMERAIRMVHMQSGRPVG; via the coding sequence ATGGCGAAGCGCGCCGCCGCGAAAAACACCGCCCAGAAGACCCTGGACCGGGACGTCGTCCCGCCGGGCACGGAGGTGCCGGACAGCGGCCTGTTCTTCAACCGGGAGCTGTCGTGGCTGGCCTTCAACGACCGGGTGCTCCAGCTGGCGGAGTCCCCGGAGGTGCCGCTGATGGAGCGGCTGAAGTTCATCTCCATCTACGCGCGCAACCTGGACGAGTTCTTCATGATCCGCGTGGCGCGGCTGCACGAGCAGATCGCCGCGCGCGTGGGCCGGCTGGTGCCGGACGGCGCGTCCCCCGGCGACACGCTGGACAAGCTGCACACGGGCATCCTGGAGCAGGGCCGGCGCCACGCGGACTGCTTCGAGAAGGTGTTGCGCCCCGCGCTGGCGGAGAAGGGCCTGCGCATCCTGTCCATGAAGGAGCTGGACGCGGACCAGCGCGCGCAGGTGGACCAGCGCTTCCGTGAGCAGATCTTCCCCGTGCTCACGCCGCTGGCCATCGGGCTGGGGCGGCACTTCCCGTACATCTCCAACCTGTCCCTGAGCCTCGCGGTGCTGCTGCGGGACCCGGTGGCGGAGGAGGAGAGCGTGGCGCGGGTGAAGGTGCCCAAGGAGATATTGCCCCGCTTCGTGCCGCTCAAGGGGGGCACGCTCTTCGTGCCGCTGGAGGAGATCATCGCGCAGCACCTGGGGGACCTGTTCCCCGGGATGGAGGTCCTCAACTGGAGCCTGTTCCGCGTGACGCGCGACGCGGACTTCACCGTGTCCGAGGACGCGGAGGACCTGCTCAAGGCGGTGGAGACGGAGCTGAGCCAGCGCCGCTTCGGGGACGTCATCCGCCTGGAGATCCAGGCGGGGATGAACGCGAAGCTGCTGGAGCCGCTGGTGGAGGCGCTGACGCTGGAGCCCCGGCAGGTGTACGAGGAGCACGGCCTGCTGGACCTGGCGGACGTGATGTCGCTGGCGATGACGCCGGGCTTCTCCGAGCAGCGCGACCCGCCGTGGACGCCGGTGACGCAGGCGCGGCTGCGCACGGACAACGAGTCCCCGGACGGCGGGGGCACGGTGATGTCCGCGATGCGCCGGGGCGACCTGCTGGTGCACCACCCCTACGAGTCCTTCACCACGTCGGTGGAGCGCTTCGTGAGCGAGGCGGTGGAGGACCCGGACGTGCTGGCGCTGAAGCAGACGGTGTACCGCACGTCGGACAGCTCACCGCTGGTGCCCGCGCTCATCCGCGCGACGGAGCACGGCAAGCAGGCGGTGTGCATGGTGGAGCTGAAGGCCCGCTTCGACGAGCGCACCAACATCCGCTGGGCGAACGCGCTGGAAGAGGCGGGCGTGCACGTCGTGTACGGGATTCCCAGCCTGAAGACGCACGCGAAGGCCATCCTCATCGTGCGGCGCGAGGGCGAGCGGGTGCGGCACTACGTGCACATCGGCACGGGCAACTACAACCCGAAGACGGCGCGGCTCTACACGGACCTGGGGTTGTTCACCACGGACCCGGACATCGGCGCGGACGTGGCGGACGTCTTCAACTTCCTCACCGGCTTTGGCCGGCCGCGCTCCTTCCGCAAGCTGCTGGTGGCGCCGCTGACCATGCGCGAAGGGCTGATGGAGGAGATCCGCAAGACGGTCGCGGCGCACACGCCGGAGGCCCCCGCGCGCATCCTGATGAAGATGAACGCGCTGGTGGACCCGGGCATCATCCGCGCGCTCTACGACGCGTCCCGCGCGGGCGTGCGCGTGGAGCTCAACGTGCGCGGCATCTGCTGCCTGCGGCCGGGCCTGCCGGGCGTGTCGGAGAACATCCGGGTGGTGTCCAACCTGGGCCGCTTCCTGGAGCACCCGCGCATCTACGCCTTCGACCGGGGCGCGACGTCGCGCTGCTACATCGGGTCCGCGGACCTGATGCCGCGCAACCTGGACCACCGCGTGGAGATACTGGCGCCCGTGGAGGACCCCACCCTGGCCGCGCAGGTGCGCGACGTGGTGGAGCGCTGCATGGTGGACACCAGCGGCGCGTGGGAGCTGGCCTCGGACGGCACGTGGCGGCGGCGCACCGCCGCCACGCCCAACGACAAGCGCTCCGCGCAGGGGGAACTCATGGAGCGCGCCATCCGCATGGTCCACATGCAGAGCGGCCGCCCCGTGGGGTGA
- a CDS encoding glycoside hydrolase family 15 protein, producing the protein MNPHHEDLKGGVAIEDHGVIGDLRTVALVGNEGTIDWLCYPHFDSPSLFAALLDPEKGGYWRVSPEPDGVMKRQFYWPDTNVLVTRFYTPAGVGELIDLMPLGRGAQAEGRVVLRRIRVVRGEMSFRMECFPAFNYARDEHETHVVKGGAAFVSKSLSMQLVTPVPLKQEGNGVVAHFTLKESESAVFTLREGGIEGCHHHLHTHDSAEKLFRDTVDYWRHWLSKCKYTGRWREMVQRSALALKLMTFEPSGAIIAAPTCSLPESPGGTRNWDYRFCWLRDAAFTVYAFLRIGFNEEAAAFMRWVEKRCAENGDGPLPLMFSLDGTPVPREEELKHLRGYGGARPVRIGNMAAKQLQLDIYGELMDSVYLSNKYAAPISYDFWRHLRRLVDWVCDHWRIEDEGIWEIRGSRRHFVYSKLMCWVAVDRAIRLADKRSLPADRMKWLKTRDAIFEEIMDKGWCKEKGAFIQAYGHEALDAANLLMPLVFFLSPVDPRMLSTLDVIRKPPREGGLTSDGLVFRYEADEKLDGIQGSEGTFNLCSFWLVEAMTRASAVRPDLLDEARLIFERMQGYANHLGLYAEQTGMSGEALGNFPQALTHLSLISAAYNLDRTLGRHD; encoded by the coding sequence GTGAATCCCCATCACGAGGACCTGAAGGGCGGCGTGGCCATTGAAGACCACGGCGTCATCGGGGACCTCCGCACGGTGGCGCTGGTAGGCAACGAAGGCACCATCGACTGGCTGTGCTATCCGCACTTCGACAGCCCCAGCCTCTTCGCGGCGCTGCTGGATCCGGAGAAGGGCGGGTACTGGCGCGTGTCCCCGGAGCCGGACGGGGTGATGAAGCGGCAGTTCTACTGGCCGGACACCAACGTGCTGGTGACGCGCTTCTACACGCCGGCCGGCGTGGGGGAGCTCATCGACCTGATGCCCCTGGGCAGGGGGGCGCAGGCGGAGGGGCGCGTCGTGCTCCGGCGCATCCGCGTGGTGCGCGGGGAGATGTCCTTCCGCATGGAGTGCTTCCCGGCGTTCAACTACGCGCGGGACGAACATGAGACGCACGTGGTGAAGGGCGGCGCGGCCTTCGTCTCCAAGAGCCTGAGCATGCAACTGGTGACGCCCGTCCCGCTGAAGCAGGAGGGCAACGGCGTCGTCGCGCACTTCACGCTGAAGGAGAGCGAGTCCGCGGTCTTCACCCTGCGCGAGGGGGGCATCGAGGGCTGTCACCACCACCTGCACACGCACGACTCCGCGGAGAAGCTCTTCCGCGACACGGTGGACTACTGGCGCCACTGGCTGTCCAAGTGCAAGTACACGGGGCGCTGGCGGGAGATGGTGCAGCGCTCGGCGCTGGCCCTGAAGCTGATGACCTTCGAGCCGTCCGGGGCCATCATCGCCGCGCCCACGTGCAGCCTGCCGGAGTCCCCCGGCGGCACGCGCAACTGGGACTACCGCTTCTGCTGGCTGCGCGACGCGGCCTTCACCGTCTACGCGTTCCTGCGCATCGGCTTCAACGAGGAGGCCGCCGCGTTCATGCGCTGGGTGGAGAAGCGCTGCGCGGAGAACGGGGACGGCCCGCTGCCCCTGATGTTCAGCCTGGACGGCACGCCGGTGCCCAGGGAGGAGGAGCTCAAGCACCTGCGCGGCTACGGCGGCGCGCGGCCGGTGCGCATTGGCAACATGGCGGCGAAGCAGCTCCAGCTGGACATCTACGGCGAGCTGATGGACTCCGTGTACCTGTCCAACAAGTACGCGGCGCCCATCTCGTATGACTTCTGGCGGCACCTGCGGCGGCTGGTGGACTGGGTGTGCGACCACTGGCGCATCGAGGACGAGGGCATCTGGGAGATCCGCGGCTCCCGCCGGCACTTCGTCTATTCGAAGCTGATGTGCTGGGTGGCGGTGGACCGGGCCATCCGGCTGGCGGACAAGCGCAGCCTGCCGGCGGACCGCATGAAGTGGCTGAAGACGCGCGACGCCATCTTCGAGGAGATCATGGACAAGGGCTGGTGCAAGGAGAAGGGCGCCTTCATCCAGGCCTACGGGCACGAGGCGCTGGACGCGGCCAACCTCCTCATGCCGCTGGTCTTCTTCCTGTCGCCGGTGGATCCGCGGATGCTCTCCACGCTGGACGTCATCCGCAAGCCGCCCCGGGAGGGAGGCCTCACGTCGGACGGCCTGGTGTTCCGCTACGAGGCGGACGAGAAGCTGGATGGGATTCAAGGCAGCGAAGGCACCTTCAACCTGTGCAGCTTCTGGCTGGTGGAAGCGATGACGCGCGCGAGCGCGGTGCGGCCGGACCTCTTGGACGAGGCGCGGCTCATCTTCGAGCGGATGCAGGGCTACGCGAACCACCTGGGGCTGTACGCGGAGCAGACGGGCATGTCCGGCGAGGCGTTGGGCAACTTCCCGCAGGCGCTCACGCACCTGTCGCTCATCAGCGCCGCGTACAACCTGGACCGGACGTTGGGCCGCCACGATTGA
- a CDS encoding peptidylprolyl isomerase yields the protein MATKKNPPEKSPAAKASGPSSAPAKPAKSAAAPSGSVKPPASSRPAEAPAAPVEAPVRQLVQRLPVAPGLGHQADLPEVKAPSLENLNIRVPQGEDLTEEDLLERFHELARAKAEARPRAEGEALAMGDDVQLDILGYANGRLIPLSTRVGYWMELAPQVMLPGFAEVIAEASVGDSVEVGLVLPDNYPAEQLRGMPARFLVDVKAAREVRMPDTESDAFLQQLGRGSTHEEVMSSIVEEMEGEMADMLWVDARNRVLDEIVARSNVTVPKALVDEEIRRRWQQAEGEVLAQKFFSLEEQQEALDGWLHHPGIRDDVERRLKIALVLRAIAQRDKLQLTPQAALELLKESSEPFGITEAQLRESMLDPAASAQMTDVAWHLLAVEHVMTQARVTFEGAEEGLA from the coding sequence GTGGCCACGAAGAAGAACCCCCCTGAGAAGTCTCCGGCCGCCAAGGCGTCCGGCCCGTCTTCCGCCCCGGCGAAGCCGGCGAAGTCCGCCGCCGCCCCTTCCGGAAGCGTCAAGCCCCCCGCCAGCTCCAGGCCCGCGGAAGCGCCCGCCGCCCCGGTGGAGGCCCCCGTGCGGCAGCTGGTGCAGCGGCTGCCCGTCGCGCCCGGCCTGGGCCACCAGGCGGACCTGCCGGAGGTGAAGGCCCCCTCGCTGGAGAACCTGAACATCCGGGTGCCGCAGGGCGAGGACCTCACGGAGGAGGACCTCCTGGAGCGCTTCCACGAGCTGGCCCGCGCGAAGGCGGAGGCCCGGCCGCGCGCGGAGGGCGAGGCGCTGGCCATGGGCGACGACGTGCAGCTGGACATCCTGGGCTACGCCAACGGCCGCCTCATCCCGCTGAGCACCCGCGTGGGCTACTGGATGGAGCTGGCCCCCCAGGTGATGCTGCCCGGCTTCGCGGAGGTCATCGCCGAGGCCAGCGTGGGCGACAGCGTGGAGGTGGGGCTGGTGCTGCCGGACAACTACCCGGCGGAGCAGCTGCGCGGCATGCCGGCGCGCTTCCTGGTGGACGTGAAGGCCGCGCGCGAGGTGCGCATGCCCGACACGGAGTCGGACGCCTTCCTCCAGCAGCTGGGCCGCGGCTCCACGCACGAGGAGGTCATGAGCTCCATCGTGGAGGAGATGGAGGGCGAGATGGCCGACATGCTCTGGGTGGACGCGCGCAACCGGGTGCTGGACGAAATCGTCGCCCGCTCCAACGTCACCGTGCCCAAGGCGCTGGTGGACGAGGAGATCCGCCGCCGCTGGCAGCAGGCGGAGGGCGAGGTGCTGGCGCAGAAGTTCTTCAGCCTGGAGGAGCAGCAGGAGGCGCTGGACGGCTGGCTGCACCACCCGGGCATCCGCGACGACGTGGAGCGCCGGCTGAAGATTGCCCTGGTGCTCCGCGCCATCGCGCAGCGGGACAAGCTCCAGCTCACGCCGCAGGCCGCGCTGGAGCTGCTCAAGGAGTCCTCGGAGCCCTTCGGCATCACCGAGGCGCAGCTGCGCGAGTCCATGCTGGACCCGGCCGCGTCCGCGCAGATGACCGACGTCGCGTGGCACCTGCTCGCCGTGGAGCACGTGATGACGCAGGCCCGGGTGACCTTCGAGGGCGCCGAGGAAGGGCTCGCTTGA
- a CDS encoding sensor histidine kinase, producing MAGPRRMAREDGWGLGASLVVAFVLLMVAVGALLLTRAAVQSRVVERSMDLQEVGQLGRAFSDKVSLANSALLAGGQSLVEDTTRARRRFLDTEERLRARLDSPEDQALVGEVRDAEQVHDAALRALLEHPTPQEQKLARARLSRAHGRVREAQAELERKMLARLARENHAALLADRWETVLLLLASLLGLGLASALAWVLHRRLNPLRREAAASAHRFQALVEGVRDYALVLLDARGRVASWNPGAERIKGWSEAEILGRPHSVFYASQEAATGVPERELARALREGRLRTEGWRQRKDGSRFWAEVSLTALRDEDGRPQGFSVVTRDITEQRRNERVQELLAEAGRVFHQSLDPDLRAAEVARLLVPEVADGCILYLLTPAGELRPRAVTHVQPEREASLWEALRRFPPRAGMPPAVWEVMRTGRSRMDVQVEPRDVEASAETDEHLLLIERVAIGSSMVVPLRAGNETLGAFVLLTARGHRRFTQADQVLVEELAGRAALALVNARLLREAREAVDLIAVTAHDLGNPLHALQLLLSKVQRAREASRDEDVRQGLVAARGQAQRLGQLLHNLLDLSRLSSGKRVLDAAPVDLGELAREVVERFAEAAAQAGCDLKLEVEPGQVGQWDRIRLDRVVTNLLSNALKFGRGHPVTVSVSALDEEHTRLRVRDEGVGIAPEAQRRVFERFERERTRKAEAEAGYGLGLYIARQLVEAHGGVIHLESVPGRGATFTVDLPRIPRPVEEAPRAEASSLQQ from the coding sequence ATGGCAGGTCCCAGGCGCATGGCACGGGAGGACGGGTGGGGGCTCGGCGCGAGCCTCGTGGTGGCGTTCGTCCTGCTGATGGTGGCGGTGGGGGCGCTCCTGCTGACGCGCGCCGCCGTGCAGTCGCGGGTGGTGGAGCGCTCCATGGACCTGCAGGAGGTGGGGCAGCTGGGGCGGGCCTTCAGTGACAAGGTGTCCCTGGCCAACAGCGCGTTGCTGGCGGGCGGACAGTCGCTCGTGGAGGACACCACGCGGGCCCGGCGGCGCTTCCTGGACACCGAGGAGCGGCTGCGCGCGCGGCTGGACTCCCCGGAGGACCAGGCGCTGGTGGGCGAGGTGCGCGACGCCGAGCAGGTGCACGACGCCGCCCTGCGCGCCCTCCTGGAGCACCCCACGCCCCAGGAACAGAAGCTGGCGCGCGCGCGGCTCTCCCGGGCCCATGGGCGGGTGCGCGAGGCGCAGGCCGAACTGGAGCGCAAGATGCTGGCGAGGCTGGCACGGGAGAACCATGCGGCGTTGCTGGCGGACCGGTGGGAGACGGTGCTGCTGCTCCTGGCGTCCCTGCTGGGGCTGGGGCTGGCGTCGGCGCTGGCGTGGGTGCTCCACCGCCGGTTGAACCCGCTCCGGCGCGAGGCGGCGGCCAGCGCGCACCGCTTCCAGGCGCTGGTGGAGGGCGTGCGCGACTACGCCCTGGTGCTGCTGGACGCGCGCGGGCGGGTCGCGAGCTGGAACCCGGGCGCGGAGCGCATCAAGGGCTGGAGCGAGGCGGAGATATTGGGCCGCCCCCACTCCGTCTTCTACGCGTCCCAGGAGGCCGCGACGGGCGTGCCGGAGCGGGAGCTGGCCCGGGCCCTCCGGGAGGGGCGGCTGCGCACGGAGGGGTGGCGCCAGCGCAAGGACGGCTCGCGCTTCTGGGCGGAGGTGTCCCTCACCGCGCTGCGCGACGAGGACGGCAGACCCCAGGGCTTCTCCGTGGTGACGCGCGACATCACCGAGCAGCGGCGCAACGAGCGCGTGCAGGAGCTGCTCGCGGAAGCGGGTCGCGTCTTCCACCAGTCCCTGGACCCCGACCTGAGGGCGGCGGAGGTGGCGCGGCTGCTGGTGCCGGAGGTGGCGGACGGCTGCATCCTCTACCTGCTCACCCCCGCGGGTGAGCTGCGGCCCCGCGCGGTGACGCACGTGCAGCCCGAGCGCGAGGCGAGCCTGTGGGAGGCCCTGCGGCGCTTTCCCCCGCGCGCGGGCATGCCCCCGGCCGTCTGGGAGGTGATGCGCACCGGGCGCTCGCGGATGGACGTGCAGGTGGAGCCGCGGGACGTGGAGGCCTCCGCGGAGACCGACGAGCACCTGCTGCTCATCGAGCGCGTCGCCATCGGGTCGTCGATGGTGGTGCCCCTGCGCGCGGGCAACGAGACGCTGGGCGCCTTCGTGCTGCTGACGGCCCGGGGCCACCGCCGCTTCACGCAGGCGGACCAGGTGCTGGTGGAGGAGCTGGCCGGCCGCGCGGCGCTGGCCCTGGTGAACGCGCGGCTCCTGCGCGAGGCGCGCGAGGCGGTGGACCTCATCGCCGTCACCGCGCACGACCTGGGCAATCCCTTGCATGCGCTGCAATTGCTGCTCAGCAAGGTGCAGCGCGCGCGGGAGGCCAGCCGCGACGAGGACGTGCGGCAGGGCCTGGTGGCGGCGCGCGGGCAGGCGCAGCGGCTGGGCCAGCTGCTGCACAACCTCCTGGACCTGTCGCGGCTGTCCTCCGGCAAGCGGGTGCTGGACGCGGCGCCCGTGGACCTGGGGGAGCTGGCGCGCGAGGTGGTGGAGCGCTTCGCGGAGGCCGCCGCCCAGGCGGGCTGCGACCTCAAGCTGGAGGTGGAGCCCGGGCAGGTGGGGCAGTGGGACCGCATCCGCCTGGACCGGGTGGTGACGAACCTCTTGTCCAACGCGCTGAAGTTCGGCCGGGGCCACCCCGTGACGGTGTCGGTGTCCGCGCTGGACGAGGAGCACACGCGGCTGCGCGTGCGCGACGAGGGCGTGGGCATCGCGCCGGAGGCCCAGCGCCGCGTCTTCGAGCGCTTCGAGCGCGAGCGCACCCGGAAGGCGGAGGCGGAGGCCGGCTACGGGCTGGGGCTCTACATCGCCCGCCAGCTCGTGGAGGCGCACGGCGGCGTCATCCACCTGGAGAGCGTGCCGGGGCGGGGCGCCACCTTCACGGTGGACCTGCCGCGCATCCCCCGGCCGGTGGAAGAGGCGCCCAGGGCGGAGGCCTCCTCGCTCCAGCAGTGA